The Carassius gibelio isolate Cgi1373 ecotype wild population from Czech Republic chromosome B22, carGib1.2-hapl.c, whole genome shotgun sequence genome window below encodes:
- the plpp2b gene encoding phospholipid phosphatase 2b, whose translation MMTDLRKNKLFVLVDVLCVVVASLPFVILNIVSQPYKRGIYCPDESISYPVKDDTITNVTMAVVTITCTIIIISSGEAYLVYSKKIHSNSTFNRYLSAIYKVLGPFLFGGAVSQSLTDMAKYTIGRPRPYFLTICAPKICNGYMATINCTGPKSDVTEARLSFYSGHSSFGMYCMLFLAFYVQARLNAKWARLLRPTIQFFLVAFAVYVGYTRVSDYKHHWSDVLVGLFQGALIAILTVRYVSNFFKVRPYPQCSSPETADSEERKTSLRLPLSEVAHNNHVC comes from the exons CTTCTCTGCCCTTTGTGATATTGAATATTGTGTCCCAGCCATACAAGCGAGGCATCTACTGTCCAGACGAGAGCATTAGTTACCCTGTAAAAGACGACACAATCACCAACGTGACAATGGCTGTAGTCACCATCACCTGCACCATCATCATC ATATCTTCGGGTGAAGCATATCTGGTGTACAGCAAAAAAATTCACTCCAACTCTACCTTTAATCGATATTTGTCAGCCATATATAAGGTGCTGGGTCCCTTCTTGTTTGGGGGAGCCGTCAGCCAATCACTGACAGACATGGCCAAGTACACCATTGGGCGACCACGGCCATATTTCTTAACCATTTGTGCTCCCAAAATCTGCAACGGATACATGGCCACGATCAACTGCACTGGCCCCAAAAGTGATGTAACTGAAGCCCG GTTGTCCTTCTACTCGGGTCACTCCTCCTTTGGGATGTATTGCATGCTGTTTCTAGCG TTCTATGTTCAGGCCAGGTTGAATGCAAAATGGGCTCGTCTCCTGAGGCCCACTATCCAGTTCTTCCTGGTGGCCTTCGCGGTGTATGTAGGCTACACTCGTGTGTCTGATTATAAGCACCACTGGAGCGACGTGCTGGTCGGGCTCTTCCAGGGGGCGCTCATTGCAATTCTCACC GTACGATATGTATCAAATTTCTTCAAGGTCCGTCCTTATCCTCAGTGCTCCAGTCCAGAGACAGCGGACAGTGAGGAAAGGAAAACAAGCTTACGTTTACCTTTAAGCGAGGTGGCGCACAATAACCATGTTTGCTAA